CAAGCTGCTCGAGGGCGCCGAGGGCGGTGACGGCGAGTGAGTCGGCGCCGAGAACTGGCCGAGCAGTTGCGCATCTGGGCCCGCCTCGGCGTGACCTACCTGCCCCGGGGCTCCGGCGGCGAAACCGAGGGAAACGCTACGGAAGCCGCTGTCCGCATTGATTCCTCAATGCCCGACGAACCCGTTCCGAGCCCGGCGCCGAAACCCGCCGAACCGGCGGCCGGTTTCTTCACCCCGGCCCCCGAAGAGGAACCCCCGCCCTGGGACAGCCTGGAAGACTACCGCCGCGACGCCCTGGCCTGCACCAGGTGTTCCCTGGCCGAGTCCCGCAACAGCGTCGTCTTCGGCGACGGCGACCCCCACGCGGCGCTGATGTTCGTCGGCGAGGCCCCCGGCGCCGAGGAGGACAAGCAGGGACTGCCCTTCGTCGGCCGCGCCGGCAAGCTGCTGGACAAGATGATCATCGCCATGGGACTCAAGCGGGAAACCGTCTACATCGGCAACGTGCTCAAGTGCCGTCCGCCCAACAACCGCGACCCCCTGCCCCACGAGGCCGCCGCCTGCCGTCCCTACCTCGAAACCCAGATCCGCCTGATCAAGCCCCGGATCATCTGCTGCCTGGGTCGGCACGCCGCCACCCGCCTGCTCGACACCAAACAATCGCTCAAACGCCTGCGCGGGCGCTTCCACCCCTACAACGAACACACTCGGGTCGCGGTGACCTACCACCCGGCCTACTGCCTGCGCAACCCCGCCGCCAAGCGCGACGTCTGGGAGGACCTGCAACTGGTGATGGCCGAGCTGGGCCTGGAAATACCCGACGGGTAAGCCGGGGCGACCTTCGACAACAGGCCCCGGGCCCGCGAACGTTTTCTACCCCGCGGGCTCGGAGCCGGCACGGTTTTTGCGGAG
This sequence is a window from Candidatus Coatesbacteria bacterium. Protein-coding genes within it:
- a CDS encoding uracil-DNA glycosylase, with translation MPDEPVPSPAPKPAEPAAGFFTPAPEEEPPPWDSLEDYRRDALACTRCSLAESRNSVVFGDGDPHAALMFVGEAPGAEEDKQGLPFVGRAGKLLDKMIIAMGLKRETVYIGNVLKCRPPNNRDPLPHEAAACRPYLETQIRLIKPRIICCLGRHAATRLLDTKQSLKRLRGRFHPYNEHTRVAVTYHPAYCLRNPAAKRDVWEDLQLVMAELGLEIPDG